Proteins encoded together in one Miscanthus floridulus cultivar M001 chromosome 16, ASM1932011v1, whole genome shotgun sequence window:
- the LOC136513269 gene encoding uncharacterized protein, with translation MGQGAAKAKQGGEEAVQKTPEKKDAKKAHKSSDANALIEFMKENYDAKVKDVTEFDEFHHAIYELIEKFCEERGQLQYRIPPKEELKEKYEKFHKGRGTNVTAQEFENIAKAILKIDSFTFGKAAVDILVVLFGVPVCAFLTKRFVPGLRAISDDIVIPAATSGAVVYLAKSNKL, from the exons ATGGGCCAAGGAGCTGCCAAGGCGAAGCAAG GGGGTGAGGAGGCAGTGCAGAAGACCCCCGAGAAGAAGGACGCGAAGAAAGCGCACAAATCCAGCGACGCAAACGCGCTCATCGAATTCATGAAGGAGAACTACGACGCCAAAGTGAAGGATGTGACGGAGTTCGATGAGTTCCACCACGCCATTTACGAGCTTATCGA AAAATTTTGCGAAGAGAGAGGGCAGTTGCAGTACAGGATACCACCAAAAGAGGAGCTCAAGGAAAAGTACGAG AAGTTCCACAAGGGAAGGGGGACGAACGTGACCGCGCAGGAATTCGAGAACATCGCCAAGGCGATCCTCAAGATAGACAGCTTCACCTTCGGCAAGGCCGCCGTCGACATCCTCGTCGTCCTCTTCGGCGTGCCGGTGTGCGCGTTCCTCACCAAGAGGTTCGTCCCGGGCCTCAGGGCCATCTCCGACGACATCGTCATCCCGGCGGCCACCTCCGGAGCCGTCGTGTACCTCGCCAAGTCCAACAAGCTCTGA
- the LOC136510821 gene encoding uncharacterized protein, with the protein MEIKTLTSRVAALEANNAPPSAPKREEEGRAMGHGVITSPQGNEGGTLILTHPLANGQLSSSTSPVHYPVASSHNETRLPKAQFPKFDGSHPKVWKEKAEKYFDMFNVSVHRWAQYGTLHFKGHAALWLQTYEAQHGVDNWVDLCIAIESKFGKDLYHNSMQELLSIKQISDVQDYYDRFQTVMHKVLVHNNHLDDVFFVSKFLQGLHPDIRAAIVLHKLRTVDVALSLALMQANVLESQPKYFVKRNYRDYNKFPGKPPPAAAPGVLGAPPAADTKPKWEDKLATLRAQRRAQGLCMKCGEKWGHNHNCPDKVALHVLEEFMELLSDDSVPDQNDLDSTDEEEAVFALSQSAAVGVLGKKIIKLHGIVKDQQLLILIDSGSTCTFISSNMANALNCVLTSAPPIQVVVANGDKLQSNHQVLNFSWWSQGHTFTTDARVLPLQYYDMVLGMDWLEQHSPMWIH; encoded by the coding sequence ATGGAGATCAAGACTCTTACGTCGCGCGTGGCAGCGTTGGAAGCGAACAACGCTCCGCCATCAGCCCCGAAGCGTGAGGAAGAGGGGCGGGCCATGGGCCACGGTGTCATCACATCACCACAGGGGAATGAAGGGGGGACTCTGATCCTCACTCATCCCCTGGCCAATGGTCAGTTATCCTCCTCCACTTCCCCAGTTCATTACCCTGTTGCGTCTTCCCACAATGAAACCCGTTTACCAAAGGCCCAGTTTCCCAAATTTGATGGGTCTCATCCAAAAGTCTGGAAGGAAAAAGCAGAAAAATACTTTGATATGTTCAATGTATCGGTCCATCGCTGGGCTCAGTATGGTACCCTCCATTTCAAAGGGCATGCTGCCTTATGGTTGCAAACCTATGAGGCCCAGCATGGGGTAGATAACTGGGTTGATCTCTGCATTGCTATTGAATCTAAATTTGGGAAAGACCTCTATCATAACTCCATGCAAGAATTACTGAGCATTAAGCAAATCTCTGATGTTCAGGATTATTATGATAGGTTTCAAACTGTCATGCATAAAGTGCTGGTGCATAACAACCATTTAGATGATGTGTTTTTTGTTAGTAAATTTCTTCAAGGCTTGCATCCTGACATCCGTGCTGCTATTGTTTTACATAAGCTGAGAACAGTTGATGTGGCCTTGTCATTGGCTCTTATGCAGGCTAATGTGTTGGAATCTCAACCAAAGTATTTTGTCAAGCGCAATTATCGCGACTACAACAAGTTTCCTGGCAAACCACCGCCAGCTGCAGCTCCTGGTGTTCTGGGAGCACCACCAGCCGCCGACACCAAGCCAAAGTGGGAGGACAAGCTAGCCACATTGCGCGCTCAGCGGCGTGCACAAGGTCTATGCATGAAGTGTGGCGAGAAATGGGGTCACAACCATAACTGTCCAGATAAAGTAGCCTTGCATGTTTTGGAAGAGTTTATGGAGCTGCTCTCAGATGACAGTGTGCCTGATCAAAATGATTTAGATTCTACTGATGAAGAGGAAGCGGTGTTTGCTCTGTCTCAGTCCGCAGCAGTTGGTGTTTTAGGCAAGAAAATAATCAAGCTCCATGGCATCGTCAAAGATCAACAACTGCTCATCCTCATTGATTCGGGCAGCACCTGCACGTTCATTAGCTCCAACATGGCCAATGCCCTCAACTGTGTCTTGACGTCTGCTCCTCCCATTCAAGTAGTTGTGGCCAATGGTGATAAACTTCAGAGCAACCATCAGGTCCTCAACTTCAGCTGGTGGTCTCAGGGACACACATTCACAACTGATGCTCGTGTGTTGCCCTTGCAATACTATGACATGGTGCTAGGCATGGATTGGTTGGAGCAACACAGTCCCATGTGGATCCACTGA
- the LOC136512953 gene encoding UDP-sulfoquinovose synthase, chloroplastic-like: MKMAHLITNCSFSTSAVQTFSSSPNYCRSVGQLQNSKCSNLSLKSCSRRQKKPYVTCASAAVQGQTQTPLTGSQQAYEHSSSKPKKVMVIGGDGYCGWATALHLSNKGYEVAIVDNLVRRLFDHQLGLDSLTPITSIQNRIRRWKSLTGKTIQLFIGDICDFEFLSEAFKSFEPDAAVHFGEQRSAPYSMIDRSRAVYTQHNNVIGTLNVLFAMKEYSEECHLVKLGTMGEYGTPNIDIEEGFITITHNGRTDTLPYPKQASSFYHLSKVHDSHNIAFTCKAWGIRATDLNQGVVYGVRTDETAMHEELSNRFDYDGVFGTALNRFCVQAAVGHPLTVYGKGGQTRGYLDIRDTVQCVELAIANPAKPGEFRVFNQFTEQFSVNELAKLVTAAGAKLGLEVQTKSVPNPRVEAEEHYYNAKHTKLIELGLVPHLLSDSLLDSLLNFAIQYKDRVDTAQIMPSVSWKKMGAKPRTVSV; the protein is encoded by the exons ATGAAAATGGCGCACTTGATCACTAACTGTAGTTTCAGTACATCTGCTGTTCAGACATTctccagttctcctaattattgCCGAAGTGTTGGCCAACTACAGAACTCAAAATGTTCAAACCTGTCCCTCAAATCTTGTTCCAGGAGACAAAAGAAGCCATATGTTACTTGTGCTAGTGCAGCCGTACAAGGACAGACACAAACACCTCTTACTGGTAGCCAGCAAGCTTATGAGCATTCATCCTCCAAGCCTAAAAAGGTAATGGTTATTGGTGGAGATGGATACTGTGGGTGGGCAACAGCTCTTCATCTCTCAAACAAAGGTTATGAGGTTGCTATTGTTGATAATCTTGTTCGCCGTCTTTTTGATCACCAACTTGGTCTTGATTCCCTTACCCCCATAACATCCATTCAAAATCGCATCCGTAGATGGAAGTCTCTCACTGGTAAGACAATTCAGCTCTTTATTGGTGACATATGTGATTTTGAATTCCTCTCGGAAGCCTTCAAGTCTTTTGAGCCGGATGCTGCTGTTCACTTTGGTGAGCAAAGATCTGCACCATACTCTATGATTGATCGTTCGCGAGCAGTCTACACACAGCATAACAATGTCATTGGGACACTTAATGTCTTGTTTGCCATGAAGGAATACAGTGAAGAGTGCCATCTGGTTAAGCTAGGAACTATGGGTGAGTACGGAACACCAAACATTGACATTGAAGAGGGGTTTATCACTATTACTCACAATGGAAGAACAGACACCTTGCCTTATCCAAAACAAGCGAGCTCTTTCTACCATCTAAGCAAAGTGCATGACTCCCACAACATAGCATTTACTTGCAAGGCTTGGGGTATAAGGGCCACAGATCTTAACCAAGGTGTAGTCTATGGGGTCAGAACAGATGAAACtgcaatgcatgaagagctaTCTAACAGATTTGACTATGATGGTGTCTTTGGGACAGCACTAAATAGGTTCTGTGTTCAGGCTGCTGTAGGCCATCCACTTACAGTTTATGGAAAAGGTGGTCAG ACCCGGGGATATCTGGACATCAGAGACACTGTACAGTGCGTTGAGCTAGCAATTGCCAACCCAGCAAAACCTGGCGAGTTCAGAGTCTTCAACCAGTTCACCGAGCAGTTCTCTGTCAATGAGCTAGCCAAACTGGTGACAGCCGCAGGAGCGAAGCTTGGGCTAGAAGTGCAGACCAAATCAGTGCCCAACCCACGAGTCGAGGCTGAGGAGCACTACTACAACGCCAAGCACACAAAGCTCATTGAGCTCGGCTTGGTTCCCCACCTGCTCTCGGACTCCCTGCTCGACTCACTTCTCAACTTTGCCATCCAATACAAGGACCGGGTCGACACAGCACAGATCATGCCCAGCGTGTCGTGGAAGAAGATGGGCGCCAAGCCACGGACAGTCTCTGTTTAG